A stretch of Miscanthus floridulus cultivar M001 chromosome 13, ASM1932011v1, whole genome shotgun sequence DNA encodes these proteins:
- the LOC136500727 gene encoding 3-hydroxy-3-methylglutaryl-coenzyme A reductase-like, which translates to MEVSGRGVVGQGSAAAARHQHPPPSHRAAAAARVQAGDALPLPIRHTNLIFSALFAASLAYLMRRWREKIRSSTPLHVVGLAEMLAIFGLIASLIYLLSFFGIAFVQSIVSSNDDDEDFLVGSSGAPAAAAAPSSRQQAPAQAPCALLGSPAAAAHEKMPEEDGEIVASVVAGKIPSYVLETRLGDCRRAAGIRREAVRRITGREIDGLPLDGFDYASILGQCCELPVGYVQLPVGIAGPLLLDGQRFYVPMATTEGCLVASTNRGCKAIAESGGATSVVLRDGMTRAPVARFPTARRAAELKAFLEDPANFDTLSMVFNRSSRFARLQGVQCAMAGRNLYMRFSSSTGDAMGMNMVSKGVQNVLDFLQDDFPDMDAISISGNFCSDKKPAAVNWIEGRGKSVVCEAVIKEEVVKKVLKTNVQSLVELNTIKNLAGSAIAGALGGFNAHASNIVTAIFIATGQDPAQNVESSHCITMLEPINDGKDLHISVTMPSIEVGTVGGGTQLASQSACLDLLGVKGANRDSPGSNARLLATVVAGGVLAGELSLLSALAAGQLVKSHMKYNRSSKDMSKALP; encoded by the exons atggaaGTGAGCGGCCGTGGAGTGGTGGGGCAgggttcggcggcggcggcccggcaCCAGCACCCGCCGCCGTCgcaccgggcggcggcggcggcaagggtgcAGGCCGGGGACGCGCTGCCGTTGCCGATACGGCACACCAACCTCATCTTCTCGGCGCTGTTCGCGGCGTCGCTGGCGTACCTCATGCGCCGGTGGCGCGAGAAGATCCGCTcctccacgccgctccacgtcgTCGGGCTCGCCGAGATGCTCGCCATATTCGGCCTCATCGCCTCGCTCATCTACCTGCTCAGCTTCTTCGGCATCGCCTTCGTCCAGTCCATCGTCTCGtccaacgacgacgacgaggacttCCTGGTCGGGTCCTCTGgagctcccgccgccgccgcggcgccctcTTCCCGGCAGCAGGCGCCGGCGCAGGCCCCGTGCGCGCTGCTCGGGagccccgccgccgcggcgcaCGAGAAAATGCCGGAGGAGGACGGGGAGATCGTCGCCTCGGTCGTCGCCGGGAAGATCCCGTCCTACGTGCTCGAGACCAGGCTCGGCGACTGCCGCCGCGCTGCCGGCATCCGGCGCGAGGCCGTGCGGCGGATCACGGGGAGGGAGATCGACGGCCTCCCGCTCGACGGCTTCGACTACGCCTCCATCCTCGGCCAGTGCTGCGAGCTGCCGGTCGGGTACGTGCAGCTGCCCGTGGGCATCGCGGGGCCGCTCCTGCTCGACGGCCAGAGGTTCTACGTGCCCATGGCCACCACCGAGGGCTGCCTAGTCGCCAGCACCAACCGAGGCTGCAAGGCCATCGCCGAGTCGGGCGGGGCCACCAGCGTCGTGCTGCGGGACGGGATGACGCGCGCCCCCGTCGCCCGCTTCCCCACCGCGCGCCGCGCAGCCGAGCTCAAGGCATTCCTGGAGGACCCTGCTAATTTTGACACGCTCTCCATGGTCTTCAACAG GTCGAGCAGGTTCGCGAGGCTGCAGGGGGTGCAGTGCGCCATGGCAGGGAGGAACCTGTACATGAGATTCAGCTCCAGCACAGGGGACGCCATGGGGATGAACATGGTCTCAAAGGGCGTACAAAATGTGCTGGATTTCCTTCAGGATGACTTCCCTGACATGGATGCCATTAGCATATCAG GTAACTTCTGTTCTGACAAGAAGCCAGCTGCTGTGAATTGGATTGAAGGGCGTGGAAAGTCTGTGGTTTGCGAGGCTGTAATCAAGGAGGAAGTGGTGAAAAAGGTTCTAAAAACAAATGTGCAGTCACTAGTCGAGCTGAACACAATCAAGAATCTTGCTGGCTCGGCTATTGCTGGAGCTCTTGGGGGTTTCAATGCTCATGCGAGCAATATTGTAACTGCcatcttcatcgccactggccaggATCCTGCACAGAACGTCGAAAGCTCCCACTGCATCACAATGCTGGAACCCATAAATGACGGAAAAGATCTTCACATATCTGTCACGATGCCTTCTATTGAG GTGGGCACAGTTGGTGGCGGGACTCAGCTGGCTTCCCAGTCCGCCTGCCTAGACCTCCTCGGCGTGAAAGGCGCAAACCGGGACTCCCCTGGATCGAACGCGAGGCTGCTGGCCACCGTGGTGGCCGGCGGGGTCCTTGCCGGGGAGCTATCGCTCCTGTCCGCCCTCGCGGCGGGGCAGCTCGTGAAGAGCCACATGAAATACAACAGGTCGAGCAAGGACATGTCCAAGGCCCTACCATGA
- the LOC136502012 gene encoding uncharacterized protein has protein sequence MAPASGWGRVVGNTRSFVGNALGGLRGWSNLASWTVAGTLAYYLWVKPARQLQKEQEERAALAAASDPYRYVEKRKPIPDPQDTGLTYGKKRGPTKSED, from the exons ATGGCGCCGGCGAGTGGGTGGGGCCGGGTGGTGGGGAACACGCGGTCCTTCGTGGGCAACGCGCTGGGCGGCCTCCGCGGCTGGAGCAACCTCGCCTCCTGGACCGTCGCCGGAACCCTCGCCTACTACCTCTGGGTCAAGCCCGCGCGCCAGCTCCAGAAGGAGCAGGAG GAGCGAGCCGCATTGGCTGCTGCCTCAGATCCGTATCGCTATGTTGAGAAGCGGAAACCAATTCCTGATCCACAG GACACTGGCCTTACTTATGGGAAGAAAAGGGGGCCTACAAAATCTGAAGATTAG
- the LOC136500199 gene encoding eukaryotic translation initiation factor 3 subunit E-like has product MAEHDLTVLMAAQLDQHLVFPLLEFLQEWQLYSEPEFLEAKIRLLSGTNMVDYAMDIHKSLHSTDDVPEDMVKRRAEVVSRLRSLEEAAAPLVAFLQNPQLVQELRPDKQYNIHMLQERYQGSNLPGYVIYCCYMWLHIISI; this is encoded by the exons ATGGCGGAGCACGACCTCACGGTGCTGATGGCAGCGCAGCTGGACCAGCACCTGGTGTTCCCGCTGCTGGAGTTCCTCCAGGAGTGGCAGCTCTACTCGGAGCCCGAGTTCCTAGAGGCCAAGATCCGCCTCCTCAGCGGCACCAACATGGTCGACTATGCCATGGACATCCACAAGTCCCTCCACAGCACCGACGACGTCCCCGAGGACATGGTCAAGCGCCGCGCCGAGGTCGTCTCCAGGCTCAGGTCGCTCGAGGAGGCCGCCGCCCCACTCGTCGCCTTCCTCCAGAACCCGCAGCTCGTGCAAGAGCTCAGGCCCGACAAACAGTACAACATCCACATGCTCCAGGAGCGGTACCAG GGAAGCAATCTTCCGGGCTACGTGATTTACTGCTGCTACATGTGGTTACATATAATTAGCATATGA